One window of Dyadobacter sandarakinus genomic DNA carries:
- a CDS encoding plasmid mobilization protein — translation MKEEKPNKTKLVIFRLTPREYANLEAKRSRTTCRKLSEFLRLLIFNRPVTVIERNGSQDQMIGELSELRDELNRLGNNFNQATKRLNAVNQISEFRNWIVSYEAEKTFLFSVLDKIKSQTDKMADRWLQ, via the coding sequence ATGAAAGAAGAAAAACCGAACAAGACAAAGCTTGTAATCTTCCGGTTAACACCCAGAGAATACGCTAATCTGGAAGCCAAACGCAGCCGCACCACATGCCGGAAATTAAGTGAATTTTTAAGGCTCTTGATCTTCAACCGACCGGTAACTGTGATCGAAAGGAACGGTTCGCAAGATCAGATGATCGGTGAATTGTCAGAGCTGCGGGATGAGCTAAACCGGCTTGGCAACAACTTCAACCAGGCGACCAAACGCCTCAACGCGGTCAACCAAATCTCAGAATTCAGAAATTGGATCGTCAGCTACGAAGCTGAAAAGACATTTCTGTTTTCAGTCCTGGACAAGATCAAATCGCAAACCGATAAAATGGCAGATCGATGGTTGCAGTGA
- a CDS encoding relaxase/mobilization nuclease domain-containing protein encodes MVAVIHTSSRLRSVLLYNENKLEQGNAECISAINYPKDADALSFDQKLNRIQWQLALNKRTKVNTVHVSLNFDPSEKLSREQLAEISKTYLKGIGFEKQPALVYEHRDAGHPHVHIVTTNIQADGSRISLHNLGKNQSEKTRKEIEIDFGLVKAQDRKAQEFNLKPVSIKAEYGKSETKKAITNVLDKVLNEYKFTTMGELNAVLNQYNVAADIGSEGSRIRKNNGILYRVLDKDGNRVGVPIKASDFHFKPTHRKLKVRFLYNEMNSNRMKDSLRVKNRIDFTLYGKQNVSLPRLINILQKDGIDTVIRKNEDGKLYGITYLDHRTKCVFNGSALGKQYSAKGITERCIEDPFSLHQQKSQKIGMDFGQAASANNVYHVGNSRSLENDKSLDSLLSPVKDGEYTPHQLKKPKRKKQKGFSMGF; translated from the coding sequence ATGGTTGCAGTGATCCACACCAGCAGCCGACTTCGGTCAGTACTGCTATACAATGAGAACAAACTGGAACAGGGAAATGCGGAATGCATTTCGGCTATCAATTATCCCAAGGATGCGGATGCCCTAAGTTTTGATCAAAAGCTGAACCGGATTCAGTGGCAGCTGGCTTTGAACAAAAGGACGAAGGTCAATACGGTTCACGTGTCTTTGAACTTCGATCCGTCGGAAAAGTTGAGCAGAGAGCAGCTGGCGGAGATTTCGAAAACCTATTTAAAAGGTATTGGATTTGAGAAACAACCTGCCCTCGTATACGAGCATCGGGATGCGGGTCACCCGCATGTGCATATCGTGACGACCAACATCCAAGCTGATGGCAGCCGAATATCACTGCACAACCTGGGCAAAAATCAATCGGAAAAAACTAGGAAGGAGATTGAGATAGATTTTGGTTTGGTGAAGGCACAAGACCGAAAAGCGCAGGAGTTTAATTTGAAGCCCGTCAGCATCAAAGCAGAGTATGGAAAATCAGAAACCAAGAAGGCCATTACCAATGTGCTCGACAAGGTTTTGAACGAATACAAGTTTACCACAATGGGAGAATTGAATGCAGTGCTCAACCAATATAATGTTGCAGCGGATATTGGCTCAGAAGGTTCGCGGATCAGAAAGAACAATGGCATCTTATACCGTGTGCTGGATAAAGATGGAAATCGGGTTGGGGTGCCCATCAAAGCAAGCGACTTTCATTTCAAGCCAACACATAGGAAGCTAAAAGTGCGTTTTCTATATAATGAGATGAATTCAAACCGTATGAAGGATTCGTTACGTGTTAAGAATAGGATTGATTTCACATTGTATGGCAAACAAAACGTGTCATTGCCCAGGCTAATTAACATTCTTCAAAAAGACGGGATCGATACGGTGATCCGGAAAAATGAGGACGGCAAGCTGTACGGGATCACATATTTGGACCACCGTACTAAATGTGTTTTCAATGGAAGTGCGTTGGGCAAGCAGTATAGCGCGAAGGGAATTACCGAGCGATGCATCGAGGATCCTTTTTCTCTTCATCAGCAAAAGTCTCAAAAGATAGGAATGGATTTTGGCCAGGCTGCTAGTGCAAATAATGTTTATCATGTCGGAAATAGTAGGTCGTTGGAGAATGATAAGTCTCTTGATTCTTTGTTGTCTCCTGTTAAAGACGGCGAGTACACGCCGCATCAGTTGAAGAAGCCGAAACGGAAGAAGCAGAAAGGGTTTTCGATGGGATTTTGA
- a CDS encoding TIR domain-containing protein produces the protein MKVFIASSTISLLYASKIRAELRKIAKLNQYDLDISLWNDTGIFVNGTTTIEELIKASRSYDYAIFLFYDDDLIIRGKNYHFVNKINSEGVLSNIEKSLGIQNITRDNVIFEYGLFASYLGTKKCFVVAPSNVNLQILTDIGGLTTIRYTRSSDEEHGMGITDTQIRDVSEEIFDNIKSHSQNKNIVSENRFFSDFMNQEEPEIRQGNPIEYSRSFNLLLHMFQKQNFSEFRAFDLAIHRWEELMDSVDTQVQNISRQILSSQASLHREKRCKLFRRILVVSGNSLSPKIIKILRHVLEFEDKNINKGSECISETRIFCIEDEGFVSLIKRMNDFAMFSDGLHDFAIVEKSLVSPIQHINKEGGKVCVIECNNQNLEFRRSRFDDIWSNYALPINKFIDKYYFKDLSRTIDDIFNHLLVESDLQFAAMSIAIETSYVEMRKINNLNRLKTDFRALEFLTRLLENESYNSVKSNIFLNAFINDFRPVDGNEQFVKCYGDCVENDIDIVIDFKEKRRRVVEELKIKNLSYDVPEENVKSFLLTKTRNESSKRIKQALIDESTKDKFSVDINSVNSKVEYRNLKGDLVYLGYLRDEQFIPNCTLLMAQHYFDLFSYVYQKDPTKTDFWIFDFVLASEKDEVSSGASLAFDLFTWPKDLKVHIVNCWYSDHGNGEGGVKAHHGPIYRKS, from the coding sequence ATGAAAGTATTTATTGCCTCCTCAACTATCTCACTACTATATGCTTCAAAAATAAGAGCTGAACTACGAAAAATTGCAAAACTGAATCAGTATGATTTAGACATATCGTTATGGAATGATACTGGAATTTTTGTTAACGGGACTACGACAATTGAGGAGTTGATTAAAGCCTCTAGGTCATATGACTACGCAATATTTCTTTTCTACGACGACGATCTAATTATTAGAGGAAAAAATTATCATTTTGTTAATAAAATAAACTCAGAGGGTGTTTTAAGTAACATAGAAAAATCTCTTGGAATACAAAACATAACAAGAGACAATGTTATTTTTGAGTACGGTCTCTTTGCTTCATATTTAGGAACAAAAAAATGCTTCGTTGTTGCGCCATCTAACGTAAATCTTCAAATATTAACTGACATAGGGGGTCTAACTACTATCAGATACACGAGAAGCTCGGATGAGGAACATGGAATGGGCATTACTGACACACAAATTAGAGATGTATCCGAAGAGATTTTTGATAACATCAAAAGTCATTCGCAAAACAAGAATATTGTATCAGAAAATAGATTTTTTTCTGATTTCATGAATCAGGAAGAACCCGAGATAAGACAAGGGAATCCAATAGAGTATAGTCGCTCGTTCAACCTACTACTACACATGTTTCAAAAGCAGAACTTCTCGGAATTTCGTGCATTTGATTTAGCCATACATAGATGGGAGGAGTTGATGGACTCTGTCGACACGCAGGTTCAAAATATATCTCGGCAGATACTTAGTAGTCAAGCTTCACTGCATAGAGAAAAGAGATGCAAATTATTTCGTCGAATCCTCGTGGTTTCTGGAAATAGTTTAAGTCCAAAAATCATTAAGATACTTCGCCATGTACTCGAATTTGAAGACAAGAATATCAATAAGGGATCCGAATGTATATCAGAAACTCGAATTTTCTGTATTGAGGATGAAGGGTTTGTAAGTTTGATTAAGAGAATGAACGACTTTGCCATGTTTAGTGATGGATTGCATGACTTTGCAATTGTGGAGAAAAGTCTAGTATCACCGATTCAACATATTAATAAAGAAGGCGGAAAAGTGTGCGTAATAGAATGCAACAATCAAAACCTTGAATTTAGAAGGTCTAGGTTTGATGATATTTGGTCAAATTATGCGCTTCCAATTAACAAATTTATTGACAAGTATTATTTCAAAGATTTATCTCGTACCATCGATGATATTTTCAATCACCTGCTTGTTGAAAGTGATCTACAGTTTGCTGCTATGTCTATAGCGATTGAGACCTCTTACGTTGAGATGCGTAAGATAAACAATCTGAATAGGCTAAAGACGGACTTCAGGGCCTTGGAATTTTTAACTAGGTTGCTTGAAAACGAAAGCTACAATAGTGTTAAATCGAATATATTTTTAAATGCATTCATCAATGATTTCAGGCCTGTAGATGGGAATGAACAATTCGTAAAGTGCTACGGAGATTGCGTAGAGAACGATATCGATATTGTAATAGACTTCAAAGAAAAAAGAAGACGAGTCGTAGAGGAACTTAAAATTAAAAATTTATCATATGACGTTCCAGAAGAAAATGTAAAATCATTTCTGCTCACCAAAACCAGAAATGAATCCAGTAAGCGAATTAAACAGGCGCTTATTGACGAATCCACAAAGGATAAATTCAGTGTTGACATTAATAGTGTTAATTCAAAGGTGGAATACAGAAATCTTAAAGGAGACCTGGTTTATCTTGGCTATTTGCGCGATGAACAGTTTATTCCGAATTGCACTTTACTTATGGCTCAACACTACTTTGATCTTTTTAGTTACGTTTATCAAAAAGATCCAACTAAGACCGACTTTTGGATATTTGATTTTGTTCTGGCTTCTGAGAAAGACGAGGTTTCTTCGGGTGCTAGCCTCGCTTTCGATTTATTTACTTGGCCAAAGGACCTCAAAGTTCATATAGTGAACTGTTGGTACTCTGATCATGGAAACGGTGAGGGTGGGGTAAAGGCGCACCATGGTCCGATTTATAGGAAATCTTAA
- a CDS encoding cysteine desulfurase family protein — protein MDNAASTQCDERVLAAMYPMFNSHFANPSNTSHSMGEEANGHVNEARRLVAKNLNCLDSQIVWTSGATESNNLAILGSIKATQSAGATRNIHVVTSSIEHKSVLSPLEALARSGVEVTFINPNSDGQITVADIVASIKDSTKLVSIMHANNETGVISNIEGVGQILKERKILFHTDASQTFGKFNLDVRKLGVDFLSFSAHKIYGPKGVGGLFVKDEAKIQPILHGGGQELGLRPGTLNVPGIVGLGKAAEISYVQRETDANRIYEFRKRLEAALMSIHPAITVNGHQLERIPNISSVSFPVKQGLRLTDYINNIALSTGSACDNHDRAPSHVMIKMGKSVHSARNTLRLSIGRFTTEDEIESVISELKLVTRGLLT, from the coding sequence ATGGACAATGCTGCTAGTACACAGTGCGATGAACGAGTCCTAGCAGCCATGTACCCGATGTTCAACAGTCACTTTGCAAACCCTTCGAATACGAGTCATTCAATGGGAGAAGAAGCAAATGGTCATGTTAATGAGGCAAGAAGGTTGGTTGCTAAAAATTTAAACTGCCTTGATTCGCAAATTGTCTGGACTTCTGGCGCAACGGAGTCTAATAATTTAGCTATTCTTGGTTCGATCAAGGCCACACAGTCCGCAGGCGCTACTAGAAATATACATGTGGTAACATCTTCGATCGAACACAAATCAGTCCTTTCTCCTTTAGAAGCCCTAGCAAGGAGTGGTGTTGAAGTAACTTTTATTAATCCAAATAGCGATGGCCAAATTACTGTTGCAGATATAGTTGCCAGTATAAAGGATTCTACCAAACTAGTATCAATTATGCATGCTAACAACGAAACCGGAGTTATTAGCAATATCGAAGGTGTTGGCCAAATTTTAAAAGAAAGGAAGATATTGTTTCACACGGACGCCTCACAAACATTTGGTAAATTTAACTTAGATGTGCGTAAACTTGGCGTAGACTTTTTAAGTTTCTCGGCTCATAAGATTTATGGACCGAAAGGGGTTGGCGGGTTGTTTGTTAAGGATGAAGCTAAAATTCAGCCTATCCTGCATGGTGGTGGGCAAGAGCTAGGTTTAAGGCCAGGAACCTTAAATGTTCCTGGCATTGTCGGATTGGGAAAGGCTGCTGAAATTAGCTATGTTCAAAGAGAAACGGATGCTAATAGAATCTATGAATTTAGAAAAAGGCTTGAAGCTGCATTAATGAGTATACATCCGGCCATTACTGTAAATGGGCATCAATTAGAAAGGATCCCAAATATATCTAGCGTGAGCTTCCCTGTCAAACAAGGTCTAAGACTAACGGATTACATTAATAACATTGCCTTGTCAACAGGATCTGCGTGCGATAACCACGATCGAGCACCTAGCCATGTAATGATAAAAATGGGAAAAAGTGTGCATTCTGCAAGAAATACATTGCGCCTTAGTATTGGACGGTTTACTACGGAAGATGAGATTGAATCTGTGATCAGTGAGCTTAAATTGGTAACTAGGGGGCTATTAACGTGA
- a CDS encoding T9SS type A sorting domain-containing protein → MQTFTISAVQLHLKEQKYLQKNIEKSIGLVKKGPLGGVGGLSLFLMLLFSANLAAQTNIQWDKTFGGDQGEFFQSIEPTSDGGYIIGGVSQSGISGNRTAASKGSADYWIVKIAADGTKMWDKAYGGSDWDALNSVKQTADGGYILGGHSYSPAGFDKTDDNHNSAETDYWIVKISSDGTKEWDRSIGSEFFEELREVQQTTDGGYLLGGSSSSSRPGGDKTDAHYGGDFWVVKLAADGTKLWDRSYGGRDAETLQTITPTVDGGFIFGGSSVSDASWDKTEDSKGGSDYWVMKTDANGIKQWDKTIGGNGSDWLNSVEQTADGGYILGGTSSSGISGDKSEGKRGINDYWVVKLNAAGTVEWDKTIGGTTFINADAEIQGESSLYSVRQLAEGGYILAGDSNAAVNDDKTQASKGDKDVWLVKISSTGAIVWDMSIGGENLDYFPRLINTEDGGFVLGVQSESGATGDKTGPAWGNRDFWIVKLTADINLPVSLTNFSVYAENTSALLSWQTTMETNSDRFEVQHSTNGKSWSLLGTVSAKGKSNELRSYQYMHTSPASGENLYRLKIFDNDGTFAYSKINSLRFDENLLVNVFPNPTAEILTLKVADWSKVTYVEIINGQGNSVYHSGAIPLQSISVKGLPKGLYFLRIILSDGSSVTRKIAIGN, encoded by the coding sequence ATGCAAACATTTACAATTTCTGCTGTTCAGCTTCATTTAAAAGAACAGAAATACCTTCAAAAAAACATCGAAAAGTCTATTGGTTTGGTTAAAAAAGGACCACTGGGCGGGGTGGGAGGCTTATCGCTTTTCCTGATGTTGCTATTTTCTGCAAATCTTGCTGCCCAGACCAACATTCAGTGGGATAAAACTTTTGGGGGCGATCAGGGAGAATTCTTTCAGTCTATTGAGCCCACTTCGGACGGTGGTTATATTATTGGTGGCGTATCCCAGTCCGGTATCAGTGGCAACAGAACAGCTGCGAGCAAAGGAAGTGCCGATTACTGGATCGTCAAAATTGCAGCTGATGGTACCAAAATGTGGGATAAAGCCTATGGAGGTTCTGATTGGGACGCTTTGAACTCAGTTAAACAGACAGCCGACGGGGGATACATTTTGGGCGGTCATTCCTACTCTCCGGCCGGATTTGATAAAACGGACGACAACCATAACTCAGCTGAAACAGATTACTGGATCGTAAAAATTTCATCCGACGGTACCAAGGAGTGGGACCGGTCGATAGGCAGTGAATTCTTTGAGGAACTTAGGGAAGTGCAGCAAACTACTGACGGCGGCTATCTGCTTGGCGGTAGTTCAAGTTCCAGCAGACCGGGCGGCGATAAGACAGACGCTCATTACGGTGGTGACTTTTGGGTCGTCAAACTGGCTGCGGATGGTACAAAACTTTGGGATAGAAGCTATGGCGGACGTGATGCGGAAACATTGCAAACCATCACACCTACTGTCGATGGAGGCTTTATCTTCGGTGGCAGTTCTGTATCTGATGCAAGTTGGGACAAGACAGAGGATTCTAAAGGAGGATCTGATTACTGGGTGATGAAAACGGATGCAAATGGAATAAAGCAGTGGGATAAAACCATCGGAGGGAACGGTTCTGACTGGCTTAATTCTGTTGAGCAGACTGCAGATGGGGGGTATATATTAGGTGGAACCTCATCGTCAGGCATTAGTGGCGATAAGTCCGAAGGAAAACGTGGAATTAATGATTACTGGGTTGTGAAGCTTAATGCTGCCGGCACCGTAGAGTGGGACAAGACCATCGGTGGGACGACATTTATCAACGCTGATGCAGAAATACAAGGTGAAAGCAGCCTATACTCTGTGAGACAACTTGCCGAGGGCGGGTACATTCTGGCGGGAGATTCCAACGCGGCTGTCAATGATGACAAGACGCAAGCATCGAAGGGTGACAAGGATGTGTGGCTGGTAAAGATTTCATCCACTGGTGCAATCGTATGGGATATGAGCATAGGAGGCGAGAACCTGGATTATTTTCCAAGGCTAATAAACACGGAGGATGGTGGTTTCGTGCTGGGAGTACAGTCAGAGTCCGGAGCGACCGGTGACAAAACCGGACCAGCCTGGGGTAACAGGGACTTTTGGATAGTAAAGCTGACGGCAGACATTAACCTGCCTGTTTCCTTAACAAATTTTTCAGTCTATGCCGAAAATACTTCAGCGCTGTTAAGCTGGCAAACGACTATGGAAACTAACAGCGATCGTTTCGAAGTGCAGCACAGCACGAATGGAAAAAGCTGGAGTTTATTAGGCACAGTTAGTGCAAAAGGGAAAAGCAATGAACTTAGGAGTTATCAATACATGCACACCAGTCCGGCGTCTGGTGAAAACCTTTACCGGCTCAAAATTTTCGATAACGACGGTACTTTCGCTTACAGTAAAATCAATAGCCTGCGTTTTGACGAAAATCTTTTGGTCAACGTTTTTCCAAATCCCACTGCCGAAATATTGACCCTGAAGGTGGCCGACTGGTCAAAAGTGACATATGTCGAGATCATCAACGGACAAGGAAATTCCGTGTATCACTCAGGGGCGATACCATTACAAAGCATCAGTGTAAAGGGGTTGCCCAAAGGACTTTATTTCCTGAGAATAATTCTGAGTGACGGAAGTAGTGTAACCAGGAAAATAGCAATTGGCAATTGA
- a CDS encoding Crp/Fnr family transcriptional regulator → MHQLILNNFAMHIALAPHEQEQALAFFQLKELKKRTWLLHAGEIDRYIYFVKHGCLRMFYTDKSGEDHIIGFYPENWWTCDIVSFFNAKPAVNSIQALEDSVVYCISLPQLEELFQTIPKFERFFRVLNQNGFELYQRRITSQLYKTAEERYLEFRKRHPGLEQRIAQKHIASYLGITPAFLSMMRKESGV, encoded by the coding sequence ATGCACCAGCTGATCCTGAATAACTTTGCCATGCATATAGCGCTTGCCCCCCATGAACAGGAGCAGGCGCTTGCTTTTTTTCAGCTCAAGGAATTGAAAAAGCGCACCTGGCTGCTGCATGCGGGGGAGATCGACCGGTACATTTATTTCGTGAAGCACGGCTGCCTGCGCATGTTTTACACCGATAAGAGCGGCGAAGACCATATCATCGGTTTTTACCCCGAAAACTGGTGGACCTGCGATATCGTAAGCTTTTTCAATGCAAAACCTGCGGTAAATTCAATTCAGGCATTGGAAGACAGCGTCGTATATTGCATTTCGTTACCGCAGCTTGAAGAGTTGTTTCAAACCATTCCAAAGTTTGAACGCTTTTTTCGTGTCCTTAACCAAAACGGCTTTGAGCTTTACCAGCGCCGCATCACCTCCCAACTTTACAAAACCGCCGAAGAACGCTACCTCGAATTCCGCAAGCGCCACCCCGGCCTGGAACAGCGTATTGCCCAAAAACACATTGCCAGTTATCTGGGCATCACGCCTGCATTCCTGAGCATGATGCGTAAGGAAAGCGGAGTCTGA
- a CDS encoding exo-alpha-sialidase — MKKSLVFIPAIVLVLLLLNSFVVKEKEAKKKPVENARTAGITNIIFQSADGGQTWQDISEGLPEKLQKEGIGGDGFFANDRGLYLRAENAVYYNEPNTKTAFWTREMFPGKQRNIVPGRNGILAYTIRGQFLKKINGTGDWSPMYTNFQEQAVRLDSTNDWVYKTYKEKEVRTVFETARGTVLIGSSNSLFRSANNGKTWKQLHVGNGRMRLVESNGVLLTTSKDGILRSTDDGQTWDRVMSEGGLGIAVERIDGGFAAIVNNPVTQTNSIHISLDSGKTWNVIGEDLQPSWGSLLMKKMGLPQSFPDILSIKQMGEYLICGRTDGIFRSSDNGKTWQQLSPPAVKNYGFNLSVSGNVVYAIPNKGC, encoded by the coding sequence ATGAAAAAATCACTTGTATTTATTCCGGCTATCGTGCTTGTATTACTGCTGCTCAATTCTTTTGTAGTAAAAGAAAAGGAAGCAAAAAAGAAACCAGTTGAAAATGCCAGAACAGCGGGAATTACCAACATCATTTTCCAGTCTGCTGACGGCGGACAAACCTGGCAGGATATCAGTGAAGGATTGCCTGAAAAATTGCAGAAAGAAGGTATAGGCGGAGATGGTTTTTTTGCAAATGACCGCGGGCTTTATTTACGTGCTGAAAATGCAGTTTATTACAATGAACCCAATACCAAAACTGCTTTCTGGACCAGGGAGATGTTCCCTGGTAAACAACGTAACATTGTCCCTGGCAGGAATGGGATACTTGCATATACGATCCGGGGGCAATTTTTGAAAAAAATAAACGGAACGGGTGATTGGTCGCCCATGTACACGAATTTTCAGGAGCAAGCTGTACGCCTGGACAGTACGAATGATTGGGTGTACAAGACTTATAAAGAGAAAGAAGTGCGCACCGTTTTTGAAACTGCCCGGGGTACAGTTCTCATTGGCTCCAGCAACAGTCTTTTCAGGTCCGCTAACAATGGAAAAACCTGGAAACAGTTGCATGTGGGGAACGGTAGAATGAGATTGGTAGAGTCAAACGGTGTACTCCTGACTACCAGCAAAGATGGAATATTGAGATCAACGGATGATGGTCAAACCTGGGACCGTGTGATGAGTGAAGGCGGTCTGGGCATTGCAGTGGAACGTATTGATGGGGGATTTGCTGCCATCGTAAACAACCCCGTAACCCAGACAAACAGCATACACATCTCCCTGGATAGCGGGAAAACCTGGAATGTCATAGGCGAAGATTTGCAACCTTCCTGGGGTAGTTTATTAATGAAAAAAATGGGCTTGCCTCAATCGTTCCCGGATATTTTATCGATCAAACAAATGGGTGAATATTTAATATGTGGCCGTACCGACGGCATATTCCGGTCATCTGATAACGGTAAGACATGGCAACAACTATCACCTCCTGCCGTAAAAAATTATGGCTTTAATTTATCGGTTTCTGGCAACGTCGTTTATGCCATACCAAATAAAGGATGTTGA
- a CDS encoding sialidase family protein, protein MTDKVLQLICKRGQAGAYIWFCEVKHNFILLFHQIKLVMKIHNLAFLLLFQCLFAFDLALKSSQSSSLPPGKQQLKIEKSKAANFIFKSADGGQTWEDISEGLPENLSEDGIPRDGFLANDHGIYLRAGNGIYYSEPNSTAPFWKKELFPDNHNSIVPGKTGMLTFNYGGQFLQKTKETGLWSPVYTDFPGKSVRTIFETGESVFIGCDWGLFKSDDNGKNWNRVYDGGWVMKLAESDGVLLATSQTGIIRSIDQGENWVNVIEEGGVGIAIERIKGGFAAITCNTETETRRVRTSYDGGKTWQPVDAALPPSLYIASITEVGEYLFCGHPAGIYRSSDKGNTWQLALHSIEDKVFNLVVSGSVIYAIPKSGGC, encoded by the coding sequence TTGACTGACAAGGTTTTACAGTTGATTTGCAAGCGCGGACAAGCAGGTGCCTACATTTGGTTTTGTGAAGTTAAACACAATTTTATTCTATTATTTCACCAAATCAAGTTAGTCATGAAAATTCATAACCTTGCTTTCCTGCTCCTTTTTCAATGCTTATTTGCCTTTGATCTGGCCTTAAAATCTTCACAATCATCCTCACTCCCGCCTGGGAAGCAACAACTAAAAATAGAGAAATCAAAAGCCGCCAACTTCATTTTTAAGTCTGCTGATGGCGGACAAACCTGGGAGGACATTAGCGAAGGGTTACCTGAGAATTTATCGGAGGACGGTATCCCGAGAGATGGCTTCCTTGCAAATGATCACGGGATCTATCTGCGAGCTGGGAATGGAATCTATTACAGCGAACCAAATTCCACTGCTCCTTTTTGGAAAAAAGAGCTTTTTCCAGACAATCATAACAGCATTGTTCCCGGCAAAACCGGCATGCTTACCTTCAATTATGGTGGCCAGTTTCTGCAGAAAACAAAAGAAACGGGTTTATGGTCGCCGGTCTATACGGATTTCCCGGGTAAGAGCGTCCGCACCATTTTTGAAACGGGAGAATCCGTTTTCATTGGTTGTGACTGGGGACTTTTTAAGTCTGATGACAATGGAAAAAACTGGAATCGGGTTTATGACGGAGGTTGGGTAATGAAACTCGCAGAGTCAGACGGAGTGCTCCTGGCCACAAGCCAGACGGGCATAATCCGGTCGATAGATCAGGGTGAAAACTGGGTAAATGTGATTGAAGAGGGCGGAGTGGGCATTGCTATCGAGCGCATCAAAGGTGGGTTTGCCGCGATTACCTGCAATACAGAGACGGAAACAAGAAGAGTGCGGACATCCTATGACGGCGGTAAAACCTGGCAGCCTGTTGATGCTGCTCTTCCGCCCAGCCTCTACATCGCCTCCATTACCGAGGTGGGTGAATACCTGTTTTGTGGTCACCCGGCAGGTATTTACAGGTCCTCAGACAAGGGTAATACATGGCAACTGGCACTTCATTCAATCGAGGATAAGGTCTTCAATTTAGTTGTTTCGGGCAGCGTGATTTATGCCATACCAAAAAGTGGGGGATGTTGA
- a CDS encoding winged helix-turn-helix domain-containing protein, translating to MRVNSAFTGFFTHRPVVSFGIATVMLAVFLFTSSFTEHSAHDLRGKQVNLRIRQAGHQLLLQAGDSTSRVLPVTEIKEGTFLLRFENEFVFNHDSLMALSQRLLPKAQFPSGYTVTVHDCMKGSIVYGFQVNNTSPDILSCSGRSQPAGCYTIEFAFPNFYKNVKQNKPDLNQLTESVEADRQAANQNPEESKTATVDPHIDQPTEKSQTKGSDFPLIHLVYGGILVLLSATLLMGHFGKNSRPIPDQNHTPTLSNEPIPELAALGNFLFNVKAQCLLLGSEAITLTDKECKVLELLHKNFGELTPRETLMQEVWINEGVFTGRSLDMFVSKLRKKLSLDPELRITNVHGKGYKLEMSLPG from the coding sequence ATGCGTGTAAATTCTGCTTTTACTGGCTTTTTTACTCACCGGCCGGTCGTGTCGTTCGGCATTGCCACGGTGATGCTTGCTGTTTTTCTTTTCACCTCATCTTTTACCGAACATTCGGCCCACGACTTACGGGGGAAGCAAGTCAACCTCAGGATCCGGCAAGCTGGTCATCAGTTGCTGCTGCAGGCAGGTGACTCAACCTCACGCGTATTACCCGTTACCGAAATTAAGGAAGGCACATTTCTGCTTAGGTTCGAAAATGAATTCGTTTTTAACCACGATTCTCTCATGGCGCTGTCGCAGCGCTTGCTTCCCAAAGCACAGTTTCCGTCGGGTTACACCGTTACAGTACATGATTGCATGAAAGGCAGCATTGTATATGGGTTTCAGGTAAATAATACCTCGCCAGACATCCTGTCTTGCAGTGGCAGAAGTCAGCCCGCAGGGTGTTATACAATCGAATTTGCCTTTCCGAATTTTTATAAAAACGTAAAACAGAATAAACCTGACCTCAACCAGCTGACAGAATCAGTTGAAGCGGATAGGCAGGCTGCCAATCAAAACCCTGAAGAATCAAAAACAGCAACCGTTGACCCTCATATTGACCAGCCGACTGAGAAATCACAAACGAAAGGCTCTGACTTTCCATTAATCCATCTGGTTTATGGCGGCATTCTCGTGTTACTGAGTGCTACCCTGCTGATGGGGCATTTTGGAAAAAATTCAAGACCGATACCGGACCAAAATCACACTCCTACCCTATCCAATGAGCCCATCCCGGAGTTGGCTGCGCTCGGAAATTTTTTGTTTAATGTAAAAGCGCAATGCCTGCTTTTGGGCAGCGAGGCGATTACGCTCACAGACAAGGAATGCAAGGTTCTGGAATTGCTTCACAAAAATTTCGGTGAGCTCACCCCGCGCGAAACGCTGATGCAGGAAGTCTGGATCAATGAAGGGGTTTTTACCGGTCGCAGCCTGGACATGTTTGTGTCGAAACTCCGAAAGAAATTAAGCCTTGATCCGGAATTGCGGATAACGAATGTTCATGGGAAAGGGTATAAGCTTGAAATGTCGCTGCCCGGTTAA